A region of the Pseudoroseomonas cervicalis genome:
GTTCCGCATCGGGCTGAGGCGGGTGCGGCAGACCTGGCTCGACCCGGCGCGGGAGGGCGCGGCGGCGGCCGAGCTGCTGGAGCAATGCGGCCGCGAATGGGGCCTGCGCGCCGACACGGTGGCGCGCGCCGGCCACGCCACGGGCGAGGCGCTGGAGGCGCTGCGCGAGGCCGGCATCGCGGGCCCGATCCGCCTCTCCGCCAGCTTCGACGAGTTCAGCCTGACCGTCGGACTGCAGCATGAGGGGCTGCCGCTGCGGCTGGAGGTGGCAGCACCCGAGGCCGATCTGCTGCTGCGCGAGGAGGCCGAGCTGGACGAGGCGATGCGCCGTGTCTCCGCCGCGCTGATCCGCCGCCTGGCCGACACGGTGCGCAGCGCCCGGCAGGGCGGCGGCGCCGGGCTGACGCTGACCTTCCTGCACTGAACGGCGCCGGCCGGCCCTTCAGCCGCGCGGCACCCCATCCGCGGCGGCGGCCAGCATCAGCCGCTCCAGCAGCGCGTGCAGCGCGTCGCGATGGCCGCTGCGCGCGGCGGAGGCATCGGCGGCCGAGGTCATCGCCACGCTCAGGCCACGCCCCGGCACGACATAGATCATCTGCCCGCCAAAGCCCCAGCCATAGCGCACCGCCTCGCCGCCGATGCGGCGCAGGAACCAGCCATAGCCATAGCCATCCCCGGTGAAGCGGGAGGCGGTGCGCGGCGTCCAGGCCTGCTCCACCCAGCCCTCCGGCAGCAGCCGCGCCCCGTCCGGCGCCAGGCCGCCGGTGCGGTGCAGCTCGCCGAAGGCCAGCAGGGCGCGCGGGCGCATCGCCATCTCATTGCCGCCGAGATGGATGCCCTGCGGGTCGCGCATCCAGTCGGTGATGGCGAAATCGGGCAGCCGGCCCAGCCAGTCGCGCGCCAGGGCCAGGGTCGGGCGGCCGCTGCGCCGCGCCAGGATGGCCGAGAGCAGATGGGTGGAGCCGGTGGAATAGACCATCGGCCCGCCCGGCTCGGCCTCGAAGGGCTCGGCCAGGGCGGCGCGCACCCAGTCGCTTCTGGCCACCCAGGCGCCGTAGCGCGGGCCGGAGGTGGAGCGCAGCCCGGCCTGCATCGACAGCAGATGGCCGATGGTGATGCGCCGCAGCCGCGGATCGGGCTGGCGCGGCAGGCGGTCGGCCAGCAGCGGGGCGATGGGCTGCTCCACCCCCTCCAGCAGGCCGCGCCCGATGGCGATGCCGACCAGCGCGCTCATCACCGATTTGGAGGCGGATTTGATGTTGGCCGCCGCCTCCAGCGACTGGCCGTGATAGCCGCGCGCCGCCAGCAGCCGGCCATGGGCGGAGATCGAGACGCTGCGCAGCGCCGGCAGCTGCGCCGCCTCCTCCAGCACGGCGGCCAGCGCCGGCATGTCCTCCGCCGCCTCCTGCGCCGCCGCGCCGGCGGGGCGCAGCAGCCAGGGCGATGCCGCCAGCAGGCCGGCCGATCGGAGCCAGGCACGTCGCCGCATCGCATCCCCTTCCCTGCCAGAGACTGGCAGATCGGGGCGCCGGGGCGCCGCGACAAGCCCGCCCCGGCTGGCTTCGGTCGCCGGCCGGCGGGCCGGCCCGCCAAGGCCAGGCTGGCGGCGGGAGGCGGCTTTTACCGGTAAACGCGGGCCCGGCGGGCCTGGGCTGCCGGGGGGCCGATGCCCGCGCCTGCGCCCTGCCCTGCCACACGGGCCGTGGCGCCGCCTGCCAGAGGCGGCCAGGGCGGCGCCGCGCCCGCCTCAGCCGGCGCGGCCGATCTCCACCCCGGCCCAGCCTTCGACCACCCGGGCGATATTGGTAAAATCGCTCTCCGGCCCGAAGCTGGCGCTGGTCACCGCCAGCATCTGCCGCACCGCGCTGCCCACCACCATCGGCACGCCCATCGCCTCGGCCTCGTCGACGCAGAGCCGGACATCCTTGTGCGACAGCCCGGTGGCGAAGCCGAAATCGAAGCTGCGCGGGATGATGGCGCGGGGGAATTTGTCCTGCGTCGCGCTGTTGCGGCCGCTGCTGGCGTTGATCACCTCGCACATCAGGCTGGGATCCAGCCCGGCCTTGACGCCCATCACGATGGCTTCCGAGGACACCGCCAGCGCCGCCGCCGCCAGCAGGTTGTTGCACAGCTTCATCACCTGCGCCTGGCCCGGCTGCTCGCCACAGAAGAACGCCTTGCCCAGCAGGCCGAGGATCGGCGCCACCTCCTCGAAAGCCTCGCGCGGGCCGGAGACCATGATCGCCAGCGTGCCGCGCTCCGCCCCGGTGATGCCGCCGCTGACCGGCGCGTCGATCACCACGCGCCCCTTCCCGGCGAAGGCCTCGGCCAGCAGCCGCGCCACGCGCGGCCCGGTGGTGGAGAGGTCGATGAAGCGCCGCGCCCGCTGCCCCTGCAGCAGCCCCTCGGGCCCCAGCCCCACCGCGCGCACCGCATCCGGGTTGGGCAGGCTGCCCAGCACCCAATCGGCGCGGTCCGCCACCTCGCGCGGCGTCGCGGCGCGCTGCGCGCCGCGGGCCAGCAGCGGCGCCAGCGCCGCTTCCGAAGTGTCGCAGACCACCAGCCAATGCCCGGCCTTGATCAGCCGCGCCGCCATGCGGCTGCCCATCTGCCCCAGCCCGACAAAGCCCAGCACCTGGCCCGACATGACGATTCCCCTCCGCTGCCTTGCCTCGGGTCTAGGCAGCCGGCGGCCGGTCGACAAGCGAAATATGTTATCGATACCGTCAGACTAAGGGACGCGCCTCAGCTGCTGCCGCGCTGGATGATCTCGAAGCGCAGATCGACGATCCGCCGCTCGGTCGAGCGGCCCTGGATGCGGTCCAGCAGCATCTCCGCCCCGCAGCGGCCGATCTGCGCGCGCGGCAGCCGCAGCGTGGTGATGCCCGGCTGCAGATGGCCGAGCAGCTCCAAATCGTCGAAGGCCGCCAGCGCGACGCGCTGCGGCACCTTCCAGCCGCGCCGCTGGCATTCCAGCAGTGCCCCCACCGCCAGCACATCGCCGGCGAAGAAGATGGCATCCGCCGGCGCATCCGCCTCCACCAGCCGCGCCACGGCCTCCGCCCCCGATTCCAGCCCGGGCGGCCGTTCCAGCACCAGGCGCGGATCGGCGGGCAGCCCGGCCTCGGCCAGCGCCGCGCGATAGCCGCGCTGGCGGTCGCGGCTGCGGTCATTCTCGGCCGAGGGCAGCGTCACCAGCGCGATGCGCCGATAGCCCAGCCGCGCCAGATGCAGCGTCATCGCCCGCGCCGCGTCATGGTTGGAATAGCTCACCACCATGTCGAGCGGCGCTTCCGGCAGATTGCCGATCTCCACCACCGGCACGCCGGCGCGCTGGATCATCGCCCGCGCTGTCTCGGTATGCGTCGCGCTGTGCAGGATCAGCCCGGCCGCCTGCTGCGCCAGGAAGGCGCCGATCAGCGCCTCCTCCTCGCGCGCATCGCTGCCGCTGTCGGCGATCATCAGCTGGTGGCCGCTCTGCCGCAGCACCGCCGACACCGCCTGGATGGTGGTGGAGTAGAGCGAGTTCTCGATGCCCGGCACCACCAGCCCGACCAGGCTGGTGCGGCGGGAGGACAGGCTGCCCGCCAGGCGGTTCGGCAGATAGCCCACCGCCTGCACCGCCGCCTGCACCCGCGCCAGCACCTCGGCCGAGACCTTGGCCGGGTCGTTCAGCGCGCGCGACACCGTCATGGTCGAGACGCCCGCGGCCCGCGCCACATCCTGCATCCGCGCCAGCCGCGCCCCGCCGCTCATGGCAGGGCCTGGCCGGGACAGGGGCGAAGGAGGGCGTGCATCCGCCCGCTTCTACACCGCGCGCAGCCAGCCGCCATCCACATCCAGGATCGCGCCCTGGACGTAGCTCGCCTCCGGGCCCGCCAGAAAGGCCACCGCCGCCGCGATTTCCTCCGGCAGGCCGAAGCGGGCAATGCCGGATTCCGCGGCCAGCGCCGCCGCCGCCGGCTCCATCTCCAGCCCGCGCTCCCGCGCCATGGTGGCGATGCGTCCCGTGAGGCGCTCGGTGCGGATGCTGCCCGGGTTGATGGCGTTCACCCGCACGCCGTCCGTCACGCCGCGATCGGCCAGCGCCTTGGTCAGATTGATCAGCGCCGCATTGACCGAGCCGCCAATGGTGAAATCGGCGCTGGCCAGCCGCCCGCCAATGCCGGCGATCAGCACCGCCGAGCCGGAGGATTGCACCAGATGCGGCCAGGCGGCGCGGCACAGCCGCATGCCGCCGAACAGCTTCAGTGCGTAGCCCGATTCCCAGGCCTCGTCGCTGAGCTGCAGGAAATCGCCCCGCTGGGTGGCGCCGGCGCTGTGCACCAGCACATCCAGCCGGCCGAAGGCGGCGATGGCGGCCTGCACCGCCTCCCCCGCCGCCTCGGGGCGCGACAGATCGGCGGCGAAGGGCACGGCGCCCGGCAAGGCGGCCGCCTCGGCCTGCAGCAGATCGGCGGAGCGGGCCACCAGCATGACCCGCGCGCCGTCCGCCGCCAGCCGCTTCGCGATGGCCAGGCCAATGCCGCGGCTGGCGCCACTGACCAGGGCAGTGCGGCCTTCGAAGCTTCGGGTCATGCGGGGCGTTTCCTCTGTTGTTTGAAGAGAAGATGTTCTTTTTTGAAAAAAAGAACCAAAAAACTTTTTTTCAGTTTGGCGTCCCGCCTGGACGGAAGACGGCGGCAGCCTGAAAAAGTCTTTTTGCTTCTTTTTCTTCAGAAAAAGAAGATATCTTTAGCTGAAGAAGAAACCTTAGCTAATCGACCAGCCCCCGTCGACCGGCAGCGCCGCCCCGGTGATATCGCCTGCCGCCTCGCTGCACAGGAAACCCACCAGCCCGGCCACTGCCGCTTCCTGCACGAAGCGCCCGCTGGGCTGCTTCCCGGCCAGCACCTCCGCCTCCGCCGCCGCACGGGCGGCCCCGGTTTGCATCGCCGCCTGCACCCGCGCCTCGATCCCCGGCGTCAGCGCCGTGCCGGGGCAGAGCGCGTTGCAGGTGATGCCCTGCCGCGCCGTCTCCAACGCCACAGCCCGCGTCAGGCCGAGCAGCGCCGTCTTGGTGGTGACATAGCCGGCGCGGTCCGCCGCGCCGATCAGCCCGTAGATCGAGGACATGTTGACGATCCGCCCCCAGCCGCGCCGCCGCATGCCGGGCAGCGCCAGGCGGATGGTGTCGAAGGCGGCCGAGAGGTTGACGGCGATGTCCGCATCCCAGGCCGCGCGCGGCAGGGCGTCGACCGGCGCGAAATGCCGGCTGGCGGCGTTGTTGACGAGGATGTCGATCTCCCCCGCCGCCCGCATCAGCGCTTCGGTCTGCCCCGGGTCGCGCAGATCGGCGGCGCGATAGGCCACCGCCACCCCCTGCGCCTGGGCCAGGCTGGCGGCCACCGCCGCGCCCTCCACCGCCTCGGCAAGCCCGTGCAGCAGGATCTCGCACCCCTCCGCCGCCAGCTGCCCCGCGATCGCCAGCCCCAGCCCGCCCGTGGCCCCGGTGACCAGGGCGCGCCGTCCCTCCAGCGCCCGCCTCATGCCCTGTCGTTCCGCAATTGACGGTTCCCGCCCCAGAGGTTCAGATTGTTATCGATACCACAATACAGACGGCCGCGGCGGGGCTCAAGCCATCCGGATGCCGACGGGCCGCATCAGGAGGACCTCCATGCCAGACTTCCCGCCTTTGCGGCGGCGCGGCCTGCTCGCCGCCGGCCTTGCCACCCCGCTCGCCCTGGCCCGCCCTTCCCTGGCGCAGCCCGCCTGGCCGCAGCGCCCGGTGCGGCTGCTGGTGCCCTATTCCCCGGGCGGCGGCACCGACATCTTCGCCCGCGCCCTGGCCGAGGGCCTGTCCCAGGCGCTGGGCCAGACCGTGCTGGTGGAGAACCGCGCCGGCGCCAATGGCGCCATCGGCTCCGAGATGGTGGCGCGCGCCGAGCCCGATGGCAGCGTCTTCCTGGTCGACACCGGCAGCCTGGTGATGAACCGCTATGTCATGCCGAGCCTGTCCTATGAGGCGCTGCGCGATTTCGCGCCGGTCTCGCTGCTGTCGCGCTACCCGCTGCTGCTGACGGCCTCGGTGAAGGCGCCCTTCGGCGATGTCGCCGGGCTGGTCGCCGCGGCCAGGGCGGCGCCGCGCAGCATCGGCTTCGGCACCTCGGATGCCGCCATCTCCTATGCCGGCAATCTGTTCACCCGGCTGGCCGGGATCGAGATGGTGGAGGTCTCCTATCGCGGCGCCGCGCCGATCCTGAATGATCTGGTCGCCGGCCATCTGCCTACCGGCTGGAACAGCACCGTCGCCGCCGCGCAGCACCTGGCGGCGGGGCGCATCCGGGCGCTCGGCGTCACCACCACCGCGCGCACGCCGCTGCTGCCCGAGGTGCCGACGCTGCAGGAAGCCGGTGTGCCCGGCTATGATTTCGCCGGCTGGTACGCCATGGTCGGCCCCGCCGGCCTGCCTCCCGCCATCGCCGCCCGCATGCACGAGGCGGTGCTGGCCGCGCTGGAGATGCCCAGGGTGCGGGAGCGGCTGCTCTCCATCGGCGCCGATCTCGGCACGCTGGGCCCGGCGCCGCTGGCCGCCTTCCTGCGCGAGGATGATGCCCGCTGGGCCGAGGCCGCGCGCCAGGGCCTGATCACGAGGGCGCAGTGACCGCCTCGGCCAGCGAGGCGCTGGGCGCCTTCATCGCCGGCAGCCGCCCGGGCAGCCTGGACCCGGCGCTGCGGCATGAGGGGAAGCGCGCCTTGCTGAACTTCTTCGGCGGCGCCCTCGGCGTGGCGCGGGACCCGGCGGTGGAGGTGGCGATCCGCGTCATGGCCCCCTTCTCCGGCCCCGGGCGCACCACGCTGATCGGCCGCGCCGAGCGGCTAGACGCCATGGGCAGCGCCTTCGTCAACTGCATCGCCGCCAATCTGCTCGACTATGACGACACGCATCTGGAGACGGTGATCCACCCCACCGCCGCGGTGGCGCCGCCCCTGCTGGCGCTGGCCGAGTTGCGCGGCCTGTCCGGCGCCGCGCTGCTGCACGCCTTCATCCTGGGGGCGGAGGTGGAGTGCCGCATCGGCTGCGCCGTCTCGCCCGGGCATTATGCGCGGGGCTGGCATATCACCTCCACCTGCGGCGTGTTCGGCGCGGCGGCGGGCGCGGCCTGGCTGCTGGGGCTGGACGCGGCCGGCTGCGCCGCGGCGCTGGGCATCGCCGCCAGCCAATCCGCCGGGCTGGTGGAGAACCTCCCGACAGCGGCCAAGAATGTCGGCATGGGCAATGCGGCGCGCAACGGGCTGCTGGCGGCGCTCTTCGCCGAGGCCGGCTACAGCGCCGCCCCCACCGCGCTGGAAGGCCCTCTGGGCTGGGCCCGCGCCATGGGCGACGCGCCGGACACGGCCCGCATCACCGCGGGGCTGGGCCGGCATTGGGAATTCGCCCGCATCACCTACAAGCCCTATCCCGCCGGCATCGTCTTCCACGCCGTCATCGACGCCGCCCTGGCGCTGCGCGAGCACGTCGCGCCTGACGCCATCGCGGACATCATCATCGCCGGCGACCAGCTGCTGCTCGACCGCGGCGACCGGCCGCTGCGCAATGCCCGCGATGCACGCGTCAGCATCCACCACGCCGCCGCCATCGGCCTGCTGCGCGGCAGCGCCGGCGTCGCGGATTTCTCGGAGGAGGCCGTGGCCGACCCGGCCCTGGCCGCGCTGCGCGGCAAGGTGCGGGCCGAGCTGGACGCCAGCCTGCCGCGCGGCGCCGCCCGCGTGACGCTGCGGCTGAAGAATGGCACGCAATGCGAGGCCATCGTGCAGAACCCGCGCGGCAGCGAAACGCGCCCGATGAGCGACGTCGAGCTGGAGGGAAAATATCGCGCCAATGCGCCGGGGCCGCAGGCGGCGGCGCAGATCGCGCGGCTCTGGGCGCTGGAGGAGGCGCGCGACATCGGCGCGCTGATGCGCGCCTTCGCCGCGCCCGGTCCCGCCCCTATTGCGGGGTGATGCCGGCCTCGCGGGTGATGCGGATCCAGCGATCCACATCCTCCGCGATGCGCCGGCGCAGCACCTCCGGCCCGCGCTCCTCCGCCGGCGGCGCGGTGGTCGCCAGGTCGGCGAAGCGCGCCGTGACATTGGGGCTGGCCAGGGCTGCCTCCACCGCGCGCACCAGCCGCTGCACCGCGGCCTCCGGCATGCCGCGCGGCCCGACAATGGCGTTCCAGATCACCATGTCGAAGCCGGGCACACCGGCCTCGGCGAAGGTCGGCACATCGGGCAGCTGCGCCAGGCGCTGCGGCCCGGTCACCGCCAGGGCGAAGGCGGTGTTGCCGCGATGCGCCGGGATCATCGTCACGGTCTGGTCGATCACCGCATCAACGGTGCCCGAGGCCAGGTCGCCCATCGCCGGGCCGGCGCCGCGATAGGGCACCAGCGTCGCCTGCAACTTCGTCAGGGACAGCAGATAGGCGGGCGCCAGATGGCCGGTGGTGCCGGTGCCCGGCGTGCCGAAGGTGACGCCCTCGCCGCGTTCGCGGATGCGCGACAGCAGCGTGCGCAGATCGCGCACCCCGGATCGGGTGCTGACCGCGATCACCATCGGCACATTGGCGACGATCGAGATCGGCGTCAGATCCTGGCGCGGGTCGAAGCCCAGCTCGCGCGTGATCGCGACATTCGCCGCCAGCGAGCCGAGATTGCCGAAGCCGATGACATAGCCATCCGAGGGCGAGCGCACCAGGCGCTGCATGCCGACGATGCTGCCCGCGCCGCTGACATTCTCCACCACGACATTCTGGCCGAGATCGGCCGCCATGCCCTGCGCCATCAGCCGCCCCAGCGCGTCCAGCGTGCCGCCGGGGGCGGAGGGCACGATCATGGTCACGGGCCGCGCCGGAAACTCCTGCGCCAGGGCCGGGCCGCCGCAGCACAGCGCCAGGATGGCGGCGCACCGGAATACTGCTCGCATGGGATGGGTTCCTCCTGCCGGTTCTTCTTGGCGCGGCGTCGTTGCGCCGCGTGCCCGCAGGCAACCATGCCGCCGGGGTGCCGGCAATCTTTTTGTCTAACAATCTTACGACGCCTTGCCCTCCCCTCCACCCGGCCATAAGCTCGCGGCCGGGAAGAAGCGCCAGCCGGGCGCGGCGCAGGGCCGCGCACCGCACCGCGCAGGAGTGTCCAAGAATGAGCAAGCCGATCCCGCAATCCGCGCAGCGCGACCGCGTGCGCAAGACCGTGCCCGCCCTGGTCGCCTATACCGAGGGCGTGGTCTACAGCGATCTCTGGGAGCGCGAGGATCTCTCCAAGCGCGACCGCAGCCTGGTGACGGTGGCCGCCCTCGTTGCCACCTACCGCCCCGAGCAGC
Encoded here:
- a CDS encoding tripartite tricarboxylate transporter substrate binding protein, coding for MRAVFRCAAILALCCGGPALAQEFPARPVTMIVPSAPGGTLDALGRLMAQGMAADLGQNVVVENVSGAGSIVGMQRLVRSPSDGYVIGFGNLGSLAANVAITRELGFDPRQDLTPISIVANVPMVIAVSTRSGVRDLRTLLSRIRERGEGVTFGTPGTGTTGHLAPAYLLSLTKLQATLVPYRGAGPAMGDLASGTVDAVIDQTVTMIPAHRGNTAFALAVTGPQRLAQLPDVPTFAEAGVPGFDMVIWNAIVGPRGMPEAAVQRLVRAVEAALASPNVTARFADLATTAPPAEERGPEVLRRRIAEDVDRWIRITREAGITPQ
- a CDS encoding SDR family oxidoreductase, giving the protein MTRSFEGRTALVSGASRGIGLAIAKRLAADGARVMLVARSADLLQAEAAALPGAVPFAADLSRPEAAGEAVQAAIAAFGRLDVLVHSAGATQRGDFLQLSDEAWESGYALKLFGGMRLCRAAWPHLVQSSGSAVLIAGIGGRLASADFTIGGSVNAALINLTKALADRGVTDGVRVNAINPGSIRTERLTGRIATMARERGLEMEPAAAALAAESGIARFGLPEEIAAAVAFLAGPEASYVQGAILDVDGGWLRAV
- a CDS encoding SDR family NAD(P)-dependent oxidoreductase, whose translation is MRRALEGRRALVTGATGGLGLAIAGQLAAEGCEILLHGLAEAVEGAAVAASLAQAQGVAVAYRAADLRDPGQTEALMRAAGEIDILVNNAASRHFAPVDALPRAAWDADIAVNLSAAFDTIRLALPGMRRRGWGRIVNMSSIYGLIGAADRAGYVTTKTALLGLTRAVALETARQGITCNALCPGTALTPGIEARVQAAMQTGAARAAAEAEVLAGKQPSGRFVQEAAVAGLVGFLCSEAAGDITGAALPVDGGWSIS
- a CDS encoding tripartite tricarboxylate transporter substrate binding protein, with protein sequence MPDFPPLRRRGLLAAGLATPLALARPSLAQPAWPQRPVRLLVPYSPGGGTDIFARALAEGLSQALGQTVLVENRAGANGAIGSEMVARAEPDGSVFLVDTGSLVMNRYVMPSLSYEALRDFAPVSLLSRYPLLLTASVKAPFGDVAGLVAAARAAPRSIGFGTSDAAISYAGNLFTRLAGIEMVEVSYRGAAPILNDLVAGHLPTGWNSTVAAAQHLAAGRIRALGVTTTARTPLLPEVPTLQEAGVPGYDFAGWYAMVGPAGLPPAIAARMHEAVLAALEMPRVRERLLSIGADLGTLGPAPLAAFLREDDARWAEAARQGLITRAQ
- a CDS encoding NAD(P)-dependent oxidoreductase, which produces MSGQVLGFVGLGQMGSRMAARLIKAGHWLVVCDTSEAALAPLLARGAQRAATPREVADRADWVLGSLPNPDAVRAVGLGPEGLLQGQRARRFIDLSTTGPRVARLLAEAFAGKGRVVIDAPVSGGITGAERGTLAIMVSGPREAFEEVAPILGLLGKAFFCGEQPGQAQVMKLCNNLLAAAALAVSSEAIVMGVKAGLDPSLMCEVINASSGRNSATQDKFPRAIIPRSFDFGFATGLSHKDVRLCVDEAEAMGVPMVVGSAVRQMLAVTSASFGPESDFTNIARVVEGWAGVEIGRAG
- a CDS encoding carboxymuconolactone decarboxylase family protein, translated to MSKPIPQSAQRDRVRKTVPALVAYTEGVVYSDLWEREDLSKRDRSLVTVAALVATYRPEQLSVHIGRALDNGVTQEEIAGAITHLAFYAGWPAAMSAAQVLTEVLEKRGA
- a CDS encoding LacI family DNA-binding transcriptional regulator, whose translation is MSGGARLARMQDVARAAGVSTMTVSRALNDPAKVSAEVLARVQAAVQAVGYLPNRLAGSLSSRRTSLVGLVVPGIENSLYSTTIQAVSAVLRQSGHQLMIADSGSDAREEEALIGAFLAQQAAGLILHSATHTETARAMIQRAGVPVVEIGNLPEAPLDMVVSYSNHDAARAMTLHLARLGYRRIALVTLPSAENDRSRDRQRGYRAALAEAGLPADPRLVLERPPGLESGAEAVARLVEADAPADAIFFAGDVLAVGALLECQRRGWKVPQRVALAAFDDLELLGHLQPGITTLRLPRAQIGRCGAEMLLDRIQGRSTERRIVDLRFEIIQRGSS
- a CDS encoding serine hydrolase, which gives rise to MRRRAWLRSAGLLAASPWLLRPAGAAAQEAAEDMPALAAVLEEAAQLPALRSVSISAHGRLLAARGYHGQSLEAAANIKSASKSVMSALVGIAIGRGLLEGVEQPIAPLLADRLPRQPDPRLRRITIGHLLSMQAGLRSTSGPRYGAWVARSDWVRAALAEPFEAEPGGPMVYSTGSTHLLSAILARRSGRPTLALARDWLGRLPDFAITDWMRDPQGIHLGGNEMAMRPRALLAFGELHRTGGLAPDGARLLPEGWVEQAWTPRTASRFTGDGYGYGWFLRRIGGEAVRYGWGFGGQMIYVVPGRGLSVAMTSAADASAARSGHRDALHALLERLMLAAAADGVPRG
- a CDS encoding MmgE/PrpD family protein, producing MTASASEALGAFIAGSRPGSLDPALRHEGKRALLNFFGGALGVARDPAVEVAIRVMAPFSGPGRTTLIGRAERLDAMGSAFVNCIAANLLDYDDTHLETVIHPTAAVAPPLLALAELRGLSGAALLHAFILGAEVECRIGCAVSPGHYARGWHITSTCGVFGAAAGAAWLLGLDAAGCAAALGIAASQSAGLVENLPTAAKNVGMGNAARNGLLAALFAEAGYSAAPTALEGPLGWARAMGDAPDTARITAGLGRHWEFARITYKPYPAGIVFHAVIDAALALREHVAPDAIADIIIAGDQLLLDRGDRPLRNARDARVSIHHAAAIGLLRGSAGVADFSEEAVADPALAALRGKVRAELDASLPRGAARVTLRLKNGTQCEAIVQNPRGSETRPMSDVELEGKYRANAPGPQAAAQIARLWALEEARDIGALMRAFAAPGPAPIAG